In the Sphingomonas sp. LM7 genome, one interval contains:
- a CDS encoding cytochrome c family protein — translation MPQASPARGKAAIERVGCAACHQIPGIRWPQGGSGPSLAGFAEQGLIAGRLPNRPDMLAAFVRNAPGVLPGTTMPAMPLSEGEARDVAAYLYGTR, via the coding sequence ATGCCCCAGGCGAGCCCTGCGCGCGGCAAGGCGGCGATCGAGCGCGTCGGCTGCGCAGCGTGCCACCAAATTCCGGGTATCCGTTGGCCGCAAGGCGGATCGGGGCCCTCGCTCGCAGGGTTCGCCGAGCAGGGGCTGATCGCCGGACGGTTGCCCAATCGGCCGGATATGCTCGCCGCATTCGTGCGCAATGCGCCCGGCGTGCTGCCGGGCACCACCATGCCGGCGATGCCGCTCAGCGAAGGAGAGGCGCGCGATGTCGCGGCCTATCTCTATGGCACGCGCTGA
- a CDS encoding c-type cytochrome produces the protein MARAEAGAGWPASIFDPAGPYAGSVTLLSWILIGMAVAVFAVVVVALGIALFGNARLQKRLGGTRLIWIGGVAFPVIVLSVLLVYGLTLTRNLTAPVPADAMRVRITGEMWWWRVAYLDGQGRPYLLDANELHIPVGKPVVLELESNDVIHSFWVPQLSGKLDMIPGRRNILPIQADRAGVFGGQCAEYCGGPHALMGFVVVAHEPAAFERLIADRRAPRPQMTGTGADLFRSTGCAACHRIAGTDANGTAGPDLSHVGARRSLGAGILPNNRGTMTGWIGDSQSIKPGNRMPSYKMLSAAELQAIATYLEAQK, from the coding sequence ATGGCACGCGCTGAAGCCGGGGCCGGCTGGCCCGCCTCGATCTTCGATCCCGCGGGCCCCTATGCGGGATCGGTGACGCTGCTGAGCTGGATCCTGATCGGCATGGCGGTGGCGGTATTCGCGGTGGTGGTGGTTGCGCTCGGGATAGCGCTGTTCGGCAATGCGCGGCTGCAGAAGCGGCTCGGCGGGACCAGGCTGATCTGGATCGGCGGCGTCGCTTTTCCGGTGATCGTGCTGAGCGTGCTGCTGGTCTATGGGCTGACGCTCACGCGCAACCTCACTGCCCCCGTACCGGCGGACGCGATGCGCGTCCGGATCACCGGCGAGATGTGGTGGTGGCGCGTCGCCTATCTCGACGGGCAGGGACGGCCCTATCTGCTCGACGCCAACGAGCTGCATATTCCGGTGGGCAAGCCCGTGGTGCTCGAACTCGAATCGAACGACGTGATCCACAGCTTCTGGGTGCCGCAGCTCTCGGGCAAGCTCGACATGATCCCCGGGCGCCGCAACATCCTGCCGATCCAGGCCGATCGTGCGGGCGTGTTCGGGGGGCAATGCGCCGAATATTGCGGCGGCCCGCACGCGCTGATGGGGTTCGTCGTCGTCGCGCATGAGCCCGCAGCGTTCGAGCGGCTGATCGCAGACCGCCGCGCACCGCGGCCGCAAATGACGGGAACAGGCGCAGACCTGTTCCGCTCGACCGGGTGCGCCGCGTGCCACCGGATCGCCGGCACCGACGCCAACGGCACTGCCGGGCCTGACCTTAGCCATGTCGGCGCGCGGCGTTCGCTGGGTGCGGGCATCCTGCCCAATAATCGCGGGACGATGACCGGCTGGATCGGCGATAGCCAGTCGATCAAGCCGGGCAACCGCATGCCGTCGTACAAGATGCTTTCCGCGGCGGAACTGCAGGCAATTGCGACCTATCTCGAGGCACAGAAGTGA
- a CDS encoding cbb3-type cytochrome c oxidase subunit I: MTSETGFDPALYDRFPTKGERPAGELEELERIWCAPKGWELLTAVNNNYVGFFYVATAFLFFLLAGILALVMRVQLALPLQGILPQETYNQFFTMHGTVMMFLFAVPMMEAIGVLLLPQMLSARDLPFPRLSAYAFWAYFVGGLCFFASLFVGLAPDGGWFMYPPLTSTAYSPGINADFWLLGIGFIEISAIAGAIEIIVGVLRTRAPGMTLDKMPVYAWAMLVFGVMIVVGFPSVILGTLLLELERAFNWPFFDPTRGGDALLWQHLFWFFGHPEVYIIFLPASGLVSMMVATMARTRLVGHHLIVLAFLATGFISFGVWSHHMFTTGMPNLSIGFFAAASMAVSVPAGIQVFAWIATFAVGKPRFNAPTLFLLGSLLTFVIGGLTGVMVAMVPFDWQAHDSYFIVAHLHYVLIGGMVFPMFAAFYYWTPMISRRALSERLGKWAFWLMFTGMQVTFLPMHLTGLMGMPRRVYTYLPGREWEVTNMVSTIGAFVLASGVLVFLVDLARNFRFTTQDDAGNVYAGGTLEWLPTGLYSARSIPVVKSREPLWDDPNLAEDVEQGRYFLPGSATGLRETLVTSPLRAEPQYLQIMPGPSVWPFLAAVFTAGFFLLMTVQAYFLSFACGVLAVVCVLRWLWDTDRRVEEETVDVGAGIYLPTYVTGPSSHGWWAMVILLVVVGMIYVMAVFSFLYLYGVHPSFWIAPPGPLSLALLLPLYAAAAGLALLARYMLAREATERWTPGVLFVCAALALAAGIGADLWSWMDLGLRPSASGQGATVYALLSLEVMLAAIGLLMAGYISARNSRGMLVRPRNNSLDLCVLWVVYAAGQGALTALLTRVFGG; this comes from the coding sequence GTGACGTCGGAAACCGGGTTCGATCCGGCGCTCTACGATCGCTTTCCCACCAAGGGCGAGCGCCCGGCGGGGGAGCTGGAAGAGCTCGAACGCATCTGGTGCGCGCCCAAGGGCTGGGAATTGCTGACTGCGGTCAACAACAACTATGTCGGCTTCTTCTACGTCGCGACTGCTTTCCTGTTTTTCCTGCTGGCCGGCATTCTGGCACTGGTGATGCGCGTGCAGCTCGCGCTGCCGCTCCAGGGCATCCTGCCGCAGGAAACCTACAACCAGTTCTTCACCATGCATGGCACGGTGATGATGTTCCTGTTTGCCGTCCCGATGATGGAGGCGATCGGGGTGCTGCTGTTGCCGCAAATGCTGTCTGCGCGCGATTTGCCGTTCCCGCGGCTCTCCGCATACGCATTCTGGGCGTATTTCGTCGGCGGATTGTGCTTCTTCGCCTCGCTGTTCGTCGGGCTGGCGCCCGATGGCGGCTGGTTCATGTATCCGCCGCTGACCAGCACTGCCTATTCGCCGGGGATCAACGCCGATTTCTGGCTGCTGGGCATCGGCTTCATCGAGATTTCGGCGATCGCCGGCGCGATCGAGATCATCGTCGGCGTGCTGCGCACCCGCGCCCCGGGCATGACGCTCGACAAGATGCCGGTCTATGCCTGGGCGATGCTGGTGTTCGGCGTGATGATCGTCGTCGGCTTCCCCTCGGTGATCCTCGGCACCTTGCTGCTCGAGCTCGAGCGCGCGTTCAACTGGCCGTTCTTCGATCCCACCCGCGGCGGCGACGCGCTGCTGTGGCAGCATCTGTTCTGGTTCTTCGGTCACCCGGAGGTGTACATCATCTTCCTCCCCGCATCGGGACTGGTATCGATGATGGTTGCGACGATGGCGCGCACCCGGCTGGTCGGGCATCACCTGATCGTCCTCGCCTTCCTCGCGACCGGGTTCATCAGCTTCGGCGTGTGGTCACACCACATGTTCACCACCGGCATGCCCAATTTGTCGATCGGCTTCTTCGCTGCGGCGAGCATGGCAGTGAGCGTGCCCGCCGGCATCCAGGTCTTCGCGTGGATCGCGACTTTCGCGGTCGGCAAGCCGCGCTTCAACGCGCCGACCCTGTTCCTGCTCGGCAGCCTGCTCACCTTCGTGATCGGCGGACTGACCGGGGTGATGGTGGCGATGGTGCCGTTCGACTGGCAGGCGCACGACAGCTATTTCATCGTCGCGCACCTCCATTATGTGCTGATCGGCGGGATGGTGTTCCCGATGTTCGCCGCCTTCTATTACTGGACGCCGATGATCAGCCGCCGGGCACTGTCCGAGCGGCTGGGCAAATGGGCGTTCTGGCTGATGTTCACCGGCATGCAGGTCACGTTCCTGCCGATGCATCTGACCGGGCTTATGGGCATGCCGCGGCGAGTCTACACCTACCTCCCCGGGCGCGAGTGGGAAGTCACCAACATGGTATCGACGATCGGTGCATTCGTGCTGGCGTCGGGCGTGCTGGTGTTCCTGGTCGACCTTGCCCGCAACTTTCGCTTCACCACGCAGGATGATGCCGGCAACGTCTATGCGGGCGGCACGCTCGAATGGCTGCCGACCGGGCTCTATTCGGCGCGCAGCATCCCGGTGGTGAAGAGCCGGGAGCCGTTGTGGGACGATCCCAACCTAGCCGAGGATGTCGAGCAGGGCCGCTATTTCCTTCCCGGCTCCGCCACCGGGCTGCGCGAGACGCTGGTAACCAGCCCGCTGCGCGCCGAGCCGCAATATCTCCAGATCATGCCGGGGCCGTCGGTGTGGCCGTTCCTCGCGGCGGTGTTCACTGCAGGGTTCTTCCTGCTGATGACCGTGCAGGCCTATTTCCTGTCCTTCGCCTGCGGGGTGCTCGCGGTGGTCTGCGTGCTGCGCTGGCTGTGGGATACCGACAGGCGCGTAGAGGAAGAGACCGTCGATGTAGGCGCGGGCATCTATTTGCCGACCTACGTCACCGGGCCGAGCAGCCATGGCTGGTGGGCGATGGTGATCCTGCTGGTCGTCGTCGGCATGATCTACGTGATGGCGGTGTTCAGCTTCCTCTATTTGTATGGCGTGCATCCGAGCTTCTGGATCGCGCCGCCGGGACCGCTGTCGCTCGCGCTACTATTGCCGCTCTACGCCGCCGCGGCCGGGCTGGCGTTGTTGGCGCGGTACATGCTGGCGCGCGAAGCGACCGAGCGGTGGACGCCGGGCGTGCTGTTCGTCTGCGCCGCGCTGGCACTCGCTGCGGGCATCGGCGCGGATCTGTGGAGCTGGATGGACCTGGGGCTGCGGCCCTCGGCGAGCGGGCAGGGGGCGACGGTCTATGCGCTGCTCTCGCTGGAAGTGATGCTTGCGGCGATCGGGCTGCTGATGGCGGGCTATATCTCGGCGCGCAACAGCCGCGGCATGCTGGTGCGGCCGCGCAACAACAGCCTCGACCTGTGCGTGCTGTGGGTAGTCTATGCAGCGGGGCAGGGCGCGCTGACGGCGCTGCTCACGCGTGTGTTCGGCGGCTGA
- a CDS encoding response regulator transcription factor: MTKILVAEDDPLTAAGIGILLDKTNFDVVATVNTGTAALDALASTRPDMLVLDNSMPERSGMDVLRTLRNRGDNRPVILLTGGINDQVSKEAMQLGVNGIVIKSTAPRDLLTCLESVAQGRRWLDQEVMQRAMDLAMSPDTAERDPLEALSGRERAVASLVQRGLRNKEIADELGLTEGTVKVHLHKVFEKLGVRSRTDLILLAQGRDA, translated from the coding sequence ATGACCAAGATACTCGTGGCAGAGGATGACCCGCTAACCGCGGCGGGGATCGGGATACTTCTCGACAAGACCAATTTCGATGTGGTCGCGACCGTGAATACAGGCACGGCGGCGCTCGATGCGCTGGCAAGTACCCGGCCCGACATGCTCGTTCTCGACAACAGCATGCCCGAGCGTTCGGGGATGGACGTGCTCCGAACATTGCGCAACCGAGGGGACAATCGGCCGGTTATCCTGCTCACCGGCGGGATCAACGACCAGGTCTCGAAAGAGGCGATGCAGCTGGGGGTGAACGGCATCGTCATCAAATCGACTGCGCCGCGCGACCTGCTGACCTGCCTGGAGAGCGTCGCGCAAGGGCGGCGCTGGCTCGACCAGGAAGTGATGCAGCGCGCGATGGACCTGGCGATGTCGCCCGATACTGCGGAGCGCGATCCGCTGGAGGCGCTGAGCGGACGCGAGCGCGCGGTGGCGTCGCTCGTCCAGCGCGGCCTGCGCAACAAGGAAATCGCCGACGAGCTCGGGCTGACCGAGGGCACGGTGAAGGTCCATCTGCACAAGGTCTTCGAGAAGCTCGGCGTGCGCAGCCGCACCGATCTGATCCTGCTCGCCCAGGGGCGCGACGCCTGA
- a CDS encoding pilus assembly protein PapC has translation MHRNAAAGALVLVALSAPVAAYAQAADAAQARVVIDAEANATGINPTGRAIVLTAPVMDGQAYLGDATLTLDPSGRASFSAERLIALIEPRIAALLIAQLRNRLSARGQLDRADLQGVGIAIRYDPQALQVMLEIAAPSRASRSVGLSDVNNRGPVRYVTPADLSAYLNIRGSLDWVQQGADQGLASPVTFLDGAVRAGGVVLESEANWQSGAAGADFQRRGTRLVYDDRRNLVRWTGGDLQTLARGFQSAPEIAGLSVSRFYSLLDPQTIIRPRGSRSFQLERRSTVEVRVNDQLVRRLELDPGTFDLRDFPFTQGANDVRLTITDDSGRTQSFDFDIFLDQSQLASGLSEFGLYAGTLSPLGTRGPVYSNDLAFSGFYRRGVSDRLTLGANAQADGRGWMGGLETVVATPVGSFGGFASASHVNGVGSGWASIMTFQRTISRSSDRADALSFSLETRSRNFAPIGTRFPSNPYSYIAGVSYNSAISDAVYAGLDARYSKGRDRERDVGSIRATGGWRISPDLSFTGDLSYERDGRGNRVAAFLSLTYRLDRASSLRSDYDSRYNRTRLTYQTYRGSGTGAYTLSADVERSDLGAGANASGVYYTNRAELGFSHFGTFERNLGGSTGQRTSLRFGTALAMADGSVSVGRPIQDGFAIVRAHPSLRGSDILIDANGTSSTTNTGTLGTAIQSSLSSYSERNLLVTAPDAPLGANLGEGSFRLLPPYRGGYRLTVGSDYMVSVVGRLLGANGEPIALVAGSAVEAAHPEREPVPLFTNSTGRFGATGLAPGRWRITLTDADKTSFDLVIPKGADATIAVGELRPANAAK, from the coding sequence ATGCACAGGAATGCCGCCGCGGGAGCGCTGGTGCTCGTCGCGTTATCCGCGCCGGTAGCAGCATACGCGCAGGCGGCTGACGCCGCGCAGGCCCGCGTTGTGATCGATGCCGAGGCGAATGCGACCGGGATCAACCCAACCGGCCGGGCGATCGTCCTCACTGCGCCGGTGATGGACGGGCAGGCCTATCTCGGCGATGCGACTCTGACGCTCGATCCCTCGGGCCGGGCGAGCTTCTCGGCAGAGCGGCTGATCGCGTTGATCGAGCCGCGGATCGCCGCCCTGCTGATCGCGCAACTGCGCAATCGCCTTTCCGCTCGCGGCCAGCTCGACCGTGCCGATCTCCAGGGGGTGGGGATCGCGATCCGCTATGATCCGCAGGCGCTGCAGGTGATGCTGGAAATCGCCGCGCCGAGCCGCGCCAGCCGTTCGGTTGGGCTGAGCGACGTCAATAACCGGGGCCCGGTGCGCTATGTCACGCCGGCCGATCTCAGCGCGTATCTCAACATTCGCGGCTCGCTCGATTGGGTGCAGCAAGGTGCCGATCAGGGACTCGCATCGCCGGTGACCTTTCTGGACGGCGCAGTCCGCGCGGGCGGCGTGGTGCTTGAAAGCGAGGCGAACTGGCAGTCTGGCGCTGCCGGCGCCGACTTCCAGCGGCGGGGCACGCGGCTGGTGTATGACGATCGCCGCAACTTGGTCCGCTGGACGGGGGGCGACCTCCAGACGCTGGCGCGCGGATTCCAGTCGGCGCCCGAGATCGCCGGCCTGTCGGTATCGCGCTTCTATTCGCTGCTTGATCCGCAAACGATCATCCGCCCGCGCGGCAGCCGCAGCTTCCAGCTCGAGCGGCGCTCGACCGTCGAGGTGCGCGTCAACGACCAGCTGGTGCGGCGGCTGGAACTCGATCCCGGCACCTTCGACTTGCGCGATTTCCCCTTCACCCAGGGCGCGAACGATGTGCGCCTGACGATCACCGACGATTCGGGGCGCACCCAGTCGTTCGATTTCGACATCTTCCTCGATCAGTCGCAGCTTGCCTCCGGCCTCAGCGAGTTCGGACTCTATGCAGGAACGCTCTCGCCGCTCGGAACGCGCGGGCCGGTCTACAGCAACGATCTCGCGTTCAGCGGCTTCTATCGCCGCGGCGTCAGCGATCGGCTGACGCTGGGCGCCAATGCACAGGCAGATGGCCGCGGCTGGATGGGTGGGCTCGAAACGGTGGTGGCCACGCCGGTCGGCTCGTTCGGCGGCTTTGCTTCGGCCTCGCACGTCAACGGCGTCGGATCGGGCTGGGCATCGATCATGACGTTTCAGCGGACGATCAGCCGATCGAGCGACCGCGCCGATGCGCTATCGTTCTCGCTGGAGACGCGAAGCCGCAATTTCGCGCCGATCGGCACGCGTTTCCCGTCCAATCCGTACAGCTATATCGCCGGGGTGAGCTATAACAGCGCGATCAGCGACGCCGTCTATGCCGGGCTCGATGCGCGTTATTCCAAGGGGCGCGACCGCGAACGCGACGTCGGGAGCATCCGCGCAACCGGCGGCTGGCGGATCAGTCCCGATCTGAGCTTCACCGGCGATCTGAGCTATGAACGCGACGGCCGCGGCAATCGCGTCGCCGCGTTCCTGTCGCTCACCTATCGGCTGGATCGCGCGTCGAGCCTGCGGTCGGACTATGACAGCCGCTACAATCGCACGCGGTTGACCTACCAGACCTATCGCGGATCGGGCACCGGCGCCTACACGCTCAGCGCGGATGTCGAGCGCAGCGACCTTGGCGCAGGTGCGAATGCCAGCGGCGTCTATTACACCAATCGCGCCGAGCTGGGGTTCAGCCATTTCGGCACCTTCGAACGCAATCTGGGCGGATCGACCGGCCAGCGGACCTCGCTGCGGTTCGGCACGGCGCTGGCGATGGCCGATGGCAGCGTCTCGGTGGGCCGCCCGATCCAGGACGGCTTCGCGATCGTCCGCGCGCACCCGTCGCTGCGCGGCTCGGACATATTGATCGACGCCAACGGCACCAGTTCGACTACGAACACCGGCACGCTCGGCACCGCGATCCAGTCGAGCCTCAGCAGCTATAGCGAGCGCAATTTGCTGGTTACTGCGCCCGATGCGCCTCTCGGCGCAAACCTGGGCGAGGGTTCGTTCCGGTTGCTGCCGCCCTATCGCGGCGGATACCGGCTGACGGTAGGCTCGGATTACATGGTCAGCGTGGTCGGACGGCTGCTCGGCGCGAATGGCGAGCCGATCGCGCTGGTTGCAGGCAGCGCAGTCGAGGCGGCGCATCCCGAGCGCGAGCCGGTGCCGCTGTTCACCAATTCCACCGGACGCTTCGGCGCGACCGGACTGGCGCCGGGCCGCTGGCGGATCACGCTGACCGATGCCGACAAGACCAGCTTCGACCTCGTCATCCCCAAGGGCGCCGATGCGACGATTGCAGTCG
- a CDS encoding fimbria/pilus periplasmic chaperone, protein MKRRSFVAALIASATVLGISTAVYAMTVQPVVIDLTTSGRGMSQVVTVENSFDKPLPVELRIETLDLTADGVKPTGRDSGELAVFPPQALIQPGQRQNFRVQYVGDPALARSKHFFITVAQLPVQTTDTQSNIQLLYNFQVLVSVSPDGAKPALTIASAEIGKDAEGGLAPVITVSNASAAHGYLSRGRVRIVQFATDGREVFRQQITGPDLQQAIGYGLIGGGQTRRMTLPMRLPRADGRIEAQFTPEG, encoded by the coding sequence GTGAAGCGTAGATCCTTCGTCGCCGCGTTGATCGCATCGGCAACGGTGCTCGGCATTTCCACGGCCGTCTATGCGATGACCGTGCAGCCGGTGGTGATCGACCTCACCACCTCGGGCCGCGGCATGAGCCAGGTCGTGACGGTCGAGAACAGCTTCGACAAGCCGCTCCCCGTCGAACTGCGCATCGAGACGCTGGACCTCACCGCCGACGGCGTGAAGCCCACGGGGCGCGATTCCGGCGAACTTGCGGTGTTTCCGCCGCAAGCGCTGATCCAGCCCGGCCAGCGCCAGAATTTCCGCGTGCAATATGTCGGCGATCCCGCGCTGGCGCGCAGCAAGCACTTCTTCATTACCGTCGCACAGCTGCCCGTCCAGACGACGGACACCCAGTCGAACATCCAGCTGCTCTACAATTTCCAGGTGCTGGTCAGCGTCTCGCCCGACGGCGCCAAGCCCGCGCTGACGATCGCCTCGGCGGAGATCGGCAAGGATGCCGAGGGCGGGCTTGCCCCGGTGATCACCGTTTCGAACGCGTCGGCGGCGCACGGCTATCTGTCGCGCGGACGCGTGCGCATCGTCCAGTTCGCTACCGATGGCCGCGAAGTGTTCCGCCAGCAGATCACGGGCCCCGATCTCCAGCAGGCGATCGGCTATGGTCTGATCGGTGGCGGACAGACGCGCCGCATGACGCTGCCCATGCGCCTTCCGCGAGCCGACGGGCGGATCGAAGCGCAGTTCACGCCCGAGGGCTGA